Proteins encoded by one window of Apus apus isolate bApuApu2 chromosome 17, bApuApu2.pri.cur, whole genome shotgun sequence:
- the TSEN54 gene encoding tRNA-splicing endonuclease subunit Sen54 isoform X1 — protein MEPGGSRPGSRRGPQRSGGQKDFIPDGSAEQAEKLRRCREEQWQLLSEERVEPLRNLVKAEWKPGQGIAELQSPAGKFWHTMGFTKHGKQCLLPEETLYLLECGYIQLFYRDLPLSIQEAYEILLSQEAVSLSHYQVFSHLKQLGYIVLRFDPSTVLSPYERQLKLESHCQSSGKHQRKRRRSSSPWLHEKKHKVSEDIPEAEGSSQKSGDDSGGSSCLPMDEKPLSEQPKESNAGSGEGKSNLVPLDAGQKDSLSPSRSRAGDHRESSAGTRAPRWDFTTIILPNVAPDQPCTHLPSPDSGLLPENVPGREVNAACWCTRINQKQEKLSQKEREQWEREKRYKSSVNADWEVRRCSNWQEYKALLKQRSQKRVWKRPPHLWDQAVTPLLRPDEATSSAVLLQQISVLQPSHILDGASRLQEDPDSMKIDFNVYQADAVAKFKKTNPGKPYVRMCVQSFEEQVPSLRTLKQVTYLSGDVPVVFALVDHGEIAFYSIKEFKLPIDVHH, from the exons aTGGAGCCCGGCGGGTCGCGCCCCGGGAG CCGCAGAGGCCCGCAGCGCTCCGGCGGCCAGAAGGACTTCATCCCCGACGGCTCGGCCGAGCAGGCGGAGAAGCTGCGGCGGTGCCGGGAGGAGCAGTGGCAGCTCCTCTCCGAGGAGCGCGTGGAGCCGCT GAGGAATCTGGTGAAAGCTGAGTGGAAGCCAGGACAGGGCATTGCAGAGCTGCAGTCCCCTGCG GGGAAGTTCTGGCACACCATGGGGTTCACAAAGCATGGCAAACAGTGCCTGCTGCCTGAGGAAACTCTGTACCTGCTGGAGTGT GGCTATATCCAGCTCTTTTACAGAGATCTGCCCTTGTCAATCCAGGAAGCCTATGAGATCCTGCTGTCCCAGGAGGCAGTGAGCCTGTCGCATTACCAG GTGTTCAGCCACTTGAAGCAGCTGGGTTATATTGTACTGAGATTCGACCCCAG CACTGTCCTGTCTCCCTACGAGAGGCAACTGAAACTGGAAAGTCACTGCCAGAGCTCTGGGAAACACCAGCGCAAACGGAGGAGGAGTTCCAGCCCCTG GTTGCATGAGAAGAAACATAAGGTATCTGAGGACATTCCAGAAGCCGAAGGGAGCTCCCAAAAATCTGGAGATGACTCTGGAGGCTCCAGCTGCCTTCCCATGGATGAAAAGCCATTGTCAGAACAGCCAAAGGAATCAAATGCTGGCAGTGGAGAGGGGAAGTCAAACTTGGTTCCTCTTGATGCAGGACAAAAGGactccctcagcccctccaggAGCCGGGCTGGAGACCACAGGGAGAGCAGCGCTGGCACCCGTGCACCCCGCTGGGATTTCACCACCATCATCTTGCCAAACGTGGCCCCAGACCAGCCGTGCACACATCTGCCCTCACCTGACAGCGGCCTCCTGCCAGAGAATGTGCCAGGGAGGGAGGTGAATGCAGCTTGTTGGTGCACACGCATCAATCAGAAACAGGAGAAGCTGTCCCAGAAGGAAAGGGAgcagtgggagagggagaaaaggtaCAAGAGCAGCGTCAATGCTGACTGGGAGGTGAGACGCTGCTCCAACTGGCAAGAGTACAAAGCCCTTCTGAAGCAGAGGAGCCAGAAGAGAGTTTGGAAACGACCACCTCATCTCTGGGACCAAGCTGTCACACCGCTCTTGAGGCCAGATGAAGCTACCTCGTCAG ctgtgctcctccagcagatcagcgtgctgcagccctcccacATCCTGGATGGAGCCTCCCG GCTGCAGGAGGACCCAGACAGCATGAAGATTGACTTCAATGTATATCAAGCAGATGCTGTGGCCAAGTTTAAGAAGACAAACCCTGGGAAGCCATATGTCAGGATGTGTGTTCAGAG
- the TSEN54 gene encoding tRNA-splicing endonuclease subunit Sen54 isoform X2, with product MEPGGSRPGSRRGPQRSGGQKDFIPDGSAEQAEKLRRCREEQWQLLSEERVEPLRNLVKAEWKPGQGIAELQSPAGKFWHTMGFTKHGKQCLLPEETLYLLECGYIQLFYRDLPLSIQEAYEILLSQEAVSLSHYQVFSHLKQLGYIVLRFDPSTVLSPYERQLKLESHCQSSGKHQRKRRRSSSPWLHEKKHKVSEDIPEAEGSSQKSGDDSGGSSCLPMDEKPLSEQPKESNAGSGEGKSNLVPLDAGQKDSLSPSRSRAGDHRESSAGTRAPRWDFTTIILPNVAPDQPCTHLPSPDSGLLPENVPGREVNAACWCTRINQKQEKLSQKEREQWEREKRYKSSVNADWEVRRCSNWQEYKALLKQRSQKRVWKRPPHLWDQAVTPLLRPDEATSSGCRRTQTA from the exons aTGGAGCCCGGCGGGTCGCGCCCCGGGAG CCGCAGAGGCCCGCAGCGCTCCGGCGGCCAGAAGGACTTCATCCCCGACGGCTCGGCCGAGCAGGCGGAGAAGCTGCGGCGGTGCCGGGAGGAGCAGTGGCAGCTCCTCTCCGAGGAGCGCGTGGAGCCGCT GAGGAATCTGGTGAAAGCTGAGTGGAAGCCAGGACAGGGCATTGCAGAGCTGCAGTCCCCTGCG GGGAAGTTCTGGCACACCATGGGGTTCACAAAGCATGGCAAACAGTGCCTGCTGCCTGAGGAAACTCTGTACCTGCTGGAGTGT GGCTATATCCAGCTCTTTTACAGAGATCTGCCCTTGTCAATCCAGGAAGCCTATGAGATCCTGCTGTCCCAGGAGGCAGTGAGCCTGTCGCATTACCAG GTGTTCAGCCACTTGAAGCAGCTGGGTTATATTGTACTGAGATTCGACCCCAG CACTGTCCTGTCTCCCTACGAGAGGCAACTGAAACTGGAAAGTCACTGCCAGAGCTCTGGGAAACACCAGCGCAAACGGAGGAGGAGTTCCAGCCCCTG GTTGCATGAGAAGAAACATAAGGTATCTGAGGACATTCCAGAAGCCGAAGGGAGCTCCCAAAAATCTGGAGATGACTCTGGAGGCTCCAGCTGCCTTCCCATGGATGAAAAGCCATTGTCAGAACAGCCAAAGGAATCAAATGCTGGCAGTGGAGAGGGGAAGTCAAACTTGGTTCCTCTTGATGCAGGACAAAAGGactccctcagcccctccaggAGCCGGGCTGGAGACCACAGGGAGAGCAGCGCTGGCACCCGTGCACCCCGCTGGGATTTCACCACCATCATCTTGCCAAACGTGGCCCCAGACCAGCCGTGCACACATCTGCCCTCACCTGACAGCGGCCTCCTGCCAGAGAATGTGCCAGGGAGGGAGGTGAATGCAGCTTGTTGGTGCACACGCATCAATCAGAAACAGGAGAAGCTGTCCCAGAAGGAAAGGGAgcagtgggagagggagaaaaggtaCAAGAGCAGCGTCAATGCTGACTGGGAGGTGAGACGCTGCTCCAACTGGCAAGAGTACAAAGCCCTTCTGAAGCAGAGGAGCCAGAAGAGAGTTTGGAAACGACCACCTCATCTCTGGGACCAAGCTGTCACACCGCTCTTGAGGCCAGATGAAGCTACCTCGTCAG GCTGCAGGAGGACCCAGACAGCATGA